A single genomic interval of Coccidioides posadasii str. Silveira chromosome 1, complete sequence harbors:
- a CDS encoding uncharacterized protein (EggNog:ENOG410PTEP~COG:S), with protein MSYSYSQHHTQYSQSNPRSRPSVTHAVSASSMQYQDYISPAMSQYPRSSMSSHDRSPAPAMSYSVSSDSNCSRHTTSSTSSAYYHADSNASYSHSQTSYQHHYGSSPQDIEPTSPQAKRSTSRSSRQDSQPRSSPRYICVHPGCESSFSRPADLSRHQVSVHFRDGVMLDCPKPRCTRKGDQGFSRQDHLIEHLRQFHCMKLAKRTSKSQRRE; from the exons ATGTCCTACTCCTATAGTCAACATCACACTCAATATTCTCAAAGCAACCCGCGATCACGGCCATCTGTCACTCACGCGGTATCTGCCTCGTCTATGCAGTACCAAGATTACATCTCTCCCGCCATGTCCCAGTACCCTAGATCTTCCATGTCATCTCACGATCGGTCGCCGGCACCGGCCATGAGCTATTCCGTCTCATCGGATAGCAACTGCTCGAGACACACTACCTCGAGTACGTCATCGGCTTATTACCACGCGGATAGCAACGCTTCGTACTCTCATTCGCAAACAAGTTACCAACATCACTATGGCAGCTCGCCCCAAGATATTGAGCCTACCAGTCCCCAAGCCAAACGATCTACCTCCCGATCGTCAAGACAAGACTCCCAGCCAAG ATCGAGTCCGCGCTACATCTGCGTCCATCCGGGCTGTGAGAGCAGCTTCAGTCGCCCAGCCGATCTGAGTCGCCACCAGGTTTCGGTGCATTTTCGCGACGGCGTCATGTTGGACTGCCCCAAACCGCGATGTACTCGGAAAGGAGATCAGGGATTCTCAAGACAAGATCATCTTATCGAGCATTTACGCCAGTTCCATTGCATGAAGTTGGCGAAACGAACCTCGAAATCTCAGCGCCGCGAGTGA
- a CDS encoding uncharacterized protein (SECRETED:SignalP(1-19)~EggNog:ENOG410PNY1~COG:P), which produces MVLLFSLLFLVFYAGSVLSSCAHGTFLHPRAAGGIGELPNFDYGPVRGPTNWHSISRENILCAVGLQQSPINLNGRIPIEPVGFVRSSIPRQDILFENLGTTAEVVLNGTTLVRGVGEFRLKQFHFHTPSEHRILGQHFPVELHLVHTSVANPSQIAVIALFFQLTSRGGFSDLERIITHVPRISSPGQTVGLRGFDFGILSRTISSMPMFRYVGSLTTPPCTEGVTFLVGTQPLFMNVEIFNLLKGVTRFNSRFIQADIPGRQNVLLSGLHNIGLTNQQCRRLVSGRELIGKPGRRNGNNRGGRKGKNRQKEVVSTIVSGNSTQVVTSTVQQTVTSSNLVTETTRNGQVTTTISSVVASQTAMEDYQRDRDDDRRDDRRDDDDRRDDDDRRDDDDRRDDDDRRDDDDRRDDDDRRDDDDRRDDDRQRQEQDQGRQTVQTTANTATASAAFIQRRNYMHFGRQA; this is translated from the exons ATGGTCctgctcttctctcttcttttccttgtCTTCTATGCTGGGTCTGTCCTGTCCTCTTGTGCGCATGGTACATTTCTCCACCCTCGAGCCGCCGGCGGGATCGGAGAGCTTCCAAACTTTGACTATGGCCCCGTCCGTGGACCAACAAACTGGCATTCCATTTCCCGTGAGAACATCCTCTGTGCGGTTGGGTTGCAGCAGTCTCCCATCAACTTGAACGGGAGAATTCCAATCGAGCCTGTTGGATTCGTTCGCTCGAGTATCccaagacaagatattctATTCGAGAACTTGGGAACCACGGCTGAGGTCGTCTTAAATGGCACAACGTTGGTTCGCGGGGTTGGCGAGTTTAGATTGAAGCAGTTCCATTTCCATACACCTAGCGAGCACCGGATCCTTGGGCAGCATTTCCCAGTGGAGTTACATCTGGTCCATACTAGTGTTG CTAACCCATCCCAAATTGCCGTCATTGCCCTTTTCTTCCAGCTCACCAGTCGCGGGGGCTTCAGTGACCTCGAGCGTATCATCACCCATGTTCCACGCATTTCCTCTCCCGGTCAGACAGTTGGTCTTCGCGGCTTCGATTTCGGCATCCTCTCTCGCACTATTTCTTCTATGCCAATGTTCCGATATGTTGGAAGCTTGACCACCCCTCCGTGCACAGAGGGAGTGACGTTTCTAGTCGGTACGCAGCCGCTATTCATGAACGTCGAGATCTTTAACCTACTCAAAGGAGTGACGCGATTCAACTCTCGCTTCATACAAGCCGATATTCCAGGCCGACAAAACGTCCTCCTTTCCGGACTTCACAATATTGGTCTTACCAACCAGCAATGCAGGCGGCTCGTGAGTGGGAGAGAGCTTATCGGCAAACCCGGTCGCAGGAACGGCAACAACCGGGGAGGTCGTAAAGGCAAGAATCGACAGAAAGAGGTCGTGAGCACGATTGTGAGCGGCAACTCCACGCAGGTTGTTACCTCAACCGTGCAGCAGACTGTAACATCCAGCAATCTGGTCACTGAGACGACACGGAATGGTCAAGTTACAACTACGATTAGTAGTGTAGTCGCTTCGCAAACCGCTATGGAGGACTACCAGCGAGATCGCGACGACGACCGACGAGACGATAGACGAGACGACGATGACAGACGAGACGACGATGATAGACGAGACGACGATGATAGACGAGACGACGATGATAGACGAGACGACGATGATAGACGAGACGACGATGATAGACGAGACGACGATGATAGACGAGACGACGATCGTCAACGCCAGGAGCAGGACCAAGGCCGACAAACCGTTCAGACCACTGCCAACACCGCCACCGCCAGCGCTGCATTCATTCAACGCCGCAATTATATGCATTTTGGTCGACAAGCCTAA